DNA from Bradyrhizobium japonicum USDA 6:
CCAGGGGGAGGAGACCGTGATGGCGGTCTCACAGGCTTCTCTGCCGACCCCAGCCACAGCTGTCATCGCCCGGTTTAACCGGGCGATCCAGTATTCCAGAGGCCTTCGTTGGAGATTCGCTCTCGCGATTGGCGCTGCGGCGTACTGGATGCCCCCGGTCAAGCCGGGGCATGACACCGAGTGTAGGGGCCGCACGTCGCATCACTTGGACGAAGCATGGCGCATGGCGCCCCTCTCGAACAGCGCATTGCCATGAACAAAAAAGCCGGCGTTGCCGCCGGCTTTCTGCTTCTTGTCGATCCGCCAATATCTATCGCGAAAAAAGCCCGCTTAATGCGCGGCTTCCAGCGCGGCCTGTTCCGCCCGTGCAATCGTGCCCTTGACCGCGGCCTGCACCTTTTCAAAGGCGCGGACTTCGATCTGGCGCACGCGCTCGCGCGACACGCCGAACTCGGCGGCAAGGTCTTCCAACGTCATCGGCTCATCGGCGAGGCGGCGAGCCTCGAAGATGCGGCGTTCGCGCGGGTTGAGCACGCCCATCGCGCCGTTCAGCGCGTCACGGCGTTCGTCATACTCCTCGTGCTCGGCCAGCATGGCTTCCTGGTTGGGCGTGTTGTCGACCAGCCAGTCCTGCCACTCGCCGGCTTCGCCGTCATCGCGGATCGGAGCGTTGAGCGACGCGTCGCCACCGAGGCGGCGGTTCATGTCGATCACGTCCTGATCGGTGACGCCGAGGCGCTTGGCAATGATCTTCACCTGGTCGGGGCGGAGATCGCCCTCGTCCAGCGCGTTGATCTTGCTCTTGGCCTTGCGCAGGTTGAAGAACAGCTTCTTCTGGTTCGCGGTGGTGCCCATCTTCACGAGCGACCAGGAACGCAGGATGTACTCTTGAATCGACGCCTTGATCCACCACATCGCGTAGGTGGCGAGACGGAACCCCTTTTCGGGTTCGAAACGCTTCACCGCCTGCATGAGGCCGACATTGCCTTCCGAGACGACCTCGGAGATCGGCAGGCCGTAGCCGCGATAGCCCATGGCGATCTTGGCCACGAGGCGGAGATGGCTGGTGACGAGTTGGTGTGCCGCGTCGCGATCGTCATGCTCACGCCAACGCTTGGCGAGCATGTATTCCTGCTGGGGTTCCAGCATCGGGAACTTACGGATCTCGGCGAGGTAGCGAGAAAGGCCGGATTCTCCATTGAGGACCGGCAAAGCAGCGGTACGGGCCATGATGAAGCCCTCCAAGGTTCAGGCCCCCGATAGCGGCGGGCCAGGCAGACGACCGCTGTGTTAAAGCCGGCCGTAGCTGCGATGTTCCGTTGGTCATTTCCAACGCAAGCGCAATATACCCCATGGGGTGTCAAAAAGGGAAGGATTGCTGACGTCACGTCCCCGTGTGGCAGCTATAACTTTTTGTAATGTAACGATT
Protein-coding regions in this window:
- the rpoH gene encoding RNA polymerase sigma factor RpoH; the encoded protein is MARTAALPVLNGESGLSRYLAEIRKFPMLEPQQEYMLAKRWREHDDRDAAHQLVTSHLRLVAKIAMGYRGYGLPISEVVSEGNVGLMQAVKRFEPEKGFRLATYAMWWIKASIQEYILRSWSLVKMGTTANQKKLFFNLRKAKSKINALDEGDLRPDQVKIIAKRLGVTDQDVIDMNRRLGGDASLNAPIRDDGEAGEWQDWLVDNTPNQEAMLAEHEEYDERRDALNGAMGVLNPRERRIFEARRLADEPMTLEDLAAEFGVSRERVRQIEVRAFEKVQAAVKGTIARAEQAALEAAH